Proteins co-encoded in one Astatotilapia calliptera chromosome 18, fAstCal1.2, whole genome shotgun sequence genomic window:
- the LOC113010956 gene encoding chemokine XC receptor 1-like yields the protein MASVTSGLSNDAEYMCDTNAPTITGPLFILIFILSIIGNSLLLCVLFIYEGLKSITNIFILNLACSDLIFTITLPFWAVDHLHHWVFGDFICKFMTAAFFVGLYSSVILLTAMTVARFIRVVLPNWKNNRALRKKCAVGACIAAWIISISASLTDATKVKFENLDGENYCYDESEDKLGHYLQVSLLFFLPLAIIIFCYSAILKTVLQGLNRKKHKTIAVLLCIVAAFFFCWGPYHIVLLIKSLYKPIGCKAQEQLEVAYHICEMLAYSHCCMNPLLYMLSQKLRKHLLNLLRCENVRRKKRETSSSFTTSSSFTMSS from the exons atggcAAGCGTCACATCTGGACTGAGTAATGATGCTGAATACATGTGTGATACTAATGCTCCCACCATCACTGGACCCCTTTTCATTTTGATCTTCATCCTCAGTATCATAGGCAACAGCCTCCTCTTATGTGTTCTTTTCATCTACGAGGGCCTGAAAAGTATCACAAATATTTTCATCCTGAACCTGGCCTGCTCTGATTTGATCTTCACCATCACACTTCCATTTTGGGCTGTTGATCATTTACACCACTGGGTCTTTGGGGACTTTATCTGCAAATTCATGACTGCTGCATTCTTTGTTGGGCTGTACAGCAGTGTCATTCTGCTGACTGCCATGACAGTGGCACGTTTCATTAGGGTGGTGCTGccaaactggaaaaataatcGTGCTCTAAGAAAGAAGTGTGCAGTTGGTGCTTGTATAGCTGCCTGGATCATCAGCATCTCAGCGTCCCTGACGGATGCAACAAAAGTAAAGTTTGAAAACTTGGATGGTGAAAACTATTGCTATGATGAATCTGAAGACAAGCTTGGACATTATCTCCAAGTATCACTGCTATTTTTCCTCCCACTGGCCATCATTATTTTTTGCTATTCTGCAATCCTCAAGACAGTTTTACAAGGTTTAAATAGAAAGAAGCACAAGACTATAGCTGTGCTGTTGTGTATTGttgcagcctttttcttttgctgggGGCCATACCATATTGTGCTTTTAATTAAATCTCTTTATAAACCGATAGGTTGTAAGGCACAGGAACAGTTAGAAGTTGCCTACCATATTTGTGAAATGCTTGCCTATTCTCACTGCTGTATGAACCCTCTGCTATATATGCTCTCACAGAAGTTGCGAAAGCATCTTTTGAATCTTTTGCGCTGTGAAAatgtgcgcaggaagaagagagaga cctcctcctctttcaccacgtcctcctctttcaccatgtcctct